Proteins from a genomic interval of Lycium ferocissimum isolate CSIRO_LF1 chromosome 2, AGI_CSIRO_Lferr_CH_V1, whole genome shotgun sequence:
- the LOC132046539 gene encoding syntaxin-112 has protein sequence MNDLMTKSFLSYVELKKQAHLDLETKRDLEMGQLSRTDEENLSNFFPEIEAVKGNIEEITNLLIDLQNLNEETKTTHGPKILRGLRDRMDSDMVSVLRKAKIVKAKLEALDKSNVANRKLSMAYAEGTVVDRTRVNMTNGLRIKLRDIMNDFQALREKILSDYKDCLKKRYFNETGNEPTEEVIEKMVSEGSGKVEIFAEKGEMNLEDKDRHEAVMDIKRSLDKLHQVFLDMAVLVETQSEQIDDIEHNVAIAGSFISGGTNSLFYAKQHQKKGRTWLCWVWAVVLIIFIVCLIATLIS, from the coding sequence ATGAACGATCTCATGACAAAATCGTTCTTAAGTTATGTTGAACTGAAAAAACAAGCCCATTTGGATCTTGAAACAAAAAGGGACTTAGAGATGGGCCAACTCAGCCGTACAGATGAAGAAAATCTTTCCAACTTCTTCCCTGAAATCGAGGCAGTGAAGGGTAACATTGAAGAGATTACTAATCTCTTAATTGATCTTCAAAATCTGAATGAAGAAACAAAAACTACTCATGGTCCGAAAATCCTTCGTGGCCTTAGAGACAGAATGGATTCTGATATGGTATCTGTCCTTCGCAAAGCCAAGATTGTCAAGGCAAAACTTGAAGCACTTGATAAATCTAATGTCGCTAATCGGAAACTATCAATGGCGTATGCAGAAGGGACTGTTGTTGATCGAACGAGAGTTAACATGACTAATGGATTGAGGATCAAGCTAAGGGATATCATGAATGATTTTCAGGCTTTGAGGGAAAAAATCTTATCGGATTACAAAGACTGCCTTaaaaaaagatatttcaatGAGACGGGTAACGAGCCAACAGAGGAAGTGATTGAGAAGATGGTGTCGGAAGGAAGTGGGAAAGTTGAAATATTTGCAGAAAAAGGAGAGATGAATCTTGAGGACAAAGATAGGCATGAGGCTGTAATGGACATAAAAAGGAGCCTGGATAAACTTCATCAAGTTTTTCTTGATATGGCTGTTCTAGTTGAGACTCAAAGTGAACAGATTGATGACATTGAGCATAATGTGGCCATTGCTGGAAGCTTCATCAGTGGTGGAACCAACAGTCTTTTCTATGCTAAGCAGCACCAGAAGAAGGGAAGGACATGGTTATGTTGGGTATGGGCAGTGGTGTTGATCATTTTTATTGTCTGCTTAATTGCTACTTTGATCTCTTGA
- the LOC132046538 gene encoding uncharacterized protein LOC132046538 isoform X1, whose amino-acid sequence MGASVRLLTIPNRHHLPTSLFLKKLNHKPLPLSPSSFRPPSLPSPSKIRPNIFLSHRNPSYPLSKTPFSQFLNPFISSNRFAHIVLGTQERLFDWHFAHDNEKGSEIGVTPKEGPIVTVVMLGWLGSEPKHLRRYIELYNSKGIHAVTFVTSVKDVLSFDLGKKLEQRIAVLANELALWLSESDEDGRERCLVFHTFSNTGWLAYGAILENLKNRQDLLEKIKGCVVDSGGDPVLSPKVWAAGFTAAMLKKRSSFVYSSKEAGEGNEVGSPLTLGKVQMKGAMLMETLLFAALEKLLSFLLSLPEVNGRLTKILSVLVNNQPSCPQLYLYSTADRVIPFQSVETFIEEQRKSGREVYAFNFGSSPHVDHYRTFPDNYVSVLQKFLQECMLIPNEVHKVKSQPHQ is encoded by the exons ATGGGAGCCTCAGTCAGACTACTCACTATTCCAAATCGCCACCATCTCCCCACTTCTCTCTTCCTCAAAAAACTCAATCACAAACCCCTTCCTTTATCACCATCTTCATTTCGACCCCCCTCACTTCCATCTCCCTCAAAAATTCGCCCCAACATTTTCTTATCACATCGCAATCCATCCTACCCACTTTCAAAAACACCCTTTTCTCAATTCTTGAATCCCTTTATATCAAGCAATCGTTTTGCACATATAGTATTAGGAACCCAAGAAAGATTATTCGATTGGCATTTTGCTCATGACAATGAAAAGGGTAGTGAAATTGGGGTGACACCCAAAGAAGGACCAATTGTTACGGTTGTGATGTTGGGTTGGCTTGGGTCAGAGCCTAAGCATTTAAGGAGGTATATTGAGTTGTATAACTCTAAGGGTATTCATGCTGTAACGTTTGTTACTTCTGTGAAAGATGTTCTTTCTTTTGATTTGGGTAAGAAATTAGAACAGAGGATTGCTGTGTTGGCAAATGAACTTGCTTTGTGGTTGTCGGAATCCGACGAGGATGGTCGTGAAAGGTGTTTGGTTTTTCACACGTTTAGCAATACTGGATGGCTTGC TTATGGTGCTATTCTTGAGAATTTGAAAAACAGACAGGATTTGTTGGAAAAGATCAAAGGATGTGTTGTTGATTCAGGTGGTGATCCAGTTTTAAGCCCCAAG GTCTGGGCAGCAGGATTTACTGCAGCCATGCTGAAGAAGCGTAGCTCTTTTGTATATTCTTCAAAAGAAGCTGGAGAAGGAAATGAAGTGGGAAGTCCGTTAACCTTAGGAAAAGTTCAAATGAAGGGAGCGATGTTGATGGAAACCCTTCTTTTTGCAGCACTTGAGAAACTCCTCTCGTTCCTTCTTAGTTTGCCTGAAGTTAATGG GCGGCTGACGAAGATACTTTCTGTCCTTGTTAACAACCAGCCTTCATGTCCTCAACTTTATCTTTACAGTACAGCTGACAGGGTGATTCCATTTCAGTCAGTTGAAACTTTTATTGAAGAGCAGAGGAAAAGTGGAAGAGAGGTTTACGCTTTCAACTTTGGCTCTTCTCCTCATGTAGATCATTACCGAACTTTCCCAGACAATTATGTATCTGTATTACAGAAATTTCTCCAAGAATGTATGCTCATACCAAACGAAGTGCACAAAGTGAAAAGCCAGCCACATCAATAG
- the LOC132047833 gene encoding replication factor C subunit 3-like — translation MIAEAKISGSTTGANNMFESTETISPGDIFFSRDYAALNMQKITERKVDKKPQVLIDRNVESVKTPANFNQSGKGNLSSNTMCQTTISASTFISRQSGNLSDASGRTTASMKKFTANRQNKQSEAWFSCIKKGPCRTSRRESPERGRPIDEALVIAKSSIVESLRPFWADKHQPASLEGFTCHKQEALLLKDLVSSNEILPQILFKGPPGSGRRALTMALLREIYGNAICNISHDLRHFQIKETRPVQVVVPVSSSPHHIELNLQLEPNARYAIMALVKQITSEYPLTPEVSRVNKKADYKVIVLYNVDKAEENMQHLIKWIMDCYSDACKLILCCEDDVAILDSVKSRSKVVEVSAPITHEIMEVLIQIARKEDFELSMGFAAKIAAKSNQNLRRAIMAFEACKAHNYPFAEDQPISIGWEEVVIELAAEILADPNQTRLFSVRGKFQKLLVEFVHPKLILLKLVEEFLKRADAGIRREIYYWHAYYVSSILLN, via the exons atgattGCCGAAGCAAAAATTTCCGGAAGCACTACGGGTGCTAATAATATGTTTGAAAGCACAGAAACCATTTCACCTGGTGATATTTTCTTTTCTCGGGACTATGCAGCCTTGAACATGCAGAAGATTACTGAAAGGAAAGTCGATAAAAAGCCTCAGGTGCTGATTGATAGAAATGTTGAATCTGTGAAGACAccggccaatttcaatcaaagTGGAAAAGGGAATTTATCTAGTAATACTATGTGTCAAACAACTATAAGCGCCAGCACTTTCATAAGTAGGCAAAGCGGTAATTTGAGTGATGCTAGTGGAAGGACAACAGCAAGCATGAAAAAGTTCACCGCGAACAGGCAAAACAAGCAATCAGAAGCATGGTTTTCTTGTATCAAGAAGGGACCTTGTAGAACCTCAAGAAGAGAATCTCCGGAAAGAGGGCGACCGATCGATGAAGCTTTAGTTATTGCCAAATCATCTATAGTTGAAAGTCTGAGACCCTTCTGGGCTGATAAGCATCAACCTGCTTCACTGGAAGGATTCACTTGCCACAAACAAGAAGCTTTACTGCTTAAAGACCTG GTTTCTTCAAATGAAATCCTTCCACAGATCTTATTCAAGGGTCCTCCTGGTTCTGGGAGGAGAGCGCTCACGATGGCTCTTTTGCGTGAAATCTATGGAAATGCTATCTGCAAT ATATCCCATGATTTGAGACACTTCCAAATTAAG GAAACAAGGCCAGTGCAAGTTGTAGTACCAGTAAGCTCAAGTCCTCACCATATCGAGCTCAACCTTCAGTTGGAGCCTAACGCTAGATATGCAATCATGGCTTTAGTTAAGCAAATAACTTCAGAGTATCCACTGACCCCTGAAGTCAGCAGAGTAAATAAGAAGGCTGATTACAAAG TAATAGTTCTTTATAATGTGGACAAAGCCGAGGAGAACATGCAGCACTTAATAAAATGGATAATGGACTGCTATTCAGATGCTTGCAAACTCATTCTCTGCTGTGAAGATGATGTGGCCATACTTGACTCAGTTAAAAGTCGCAGCAAAGTTGTTGAAGTTTCAGCTCCTATAACTCATGAA ATCATGGAAGTTCTTATTCAGATAGCAAGAAAGGAGGATTTTGAACTATCAATGGGCTTCGCCGCTAAGATAGCcgccaaatcaaatcaaaatctGCGGAGAGCAATTATGGCTTTTGAAGCCTGCAAAGCGCACAA CTATCCCTTTGCTGAAGACCAACCAATTTCAATAGGATGGGAAGAAGTAGTAATAGAACTTGCAGCAGAAATTCTCGCTGATCCCAACCAAACAAG GTTATTTTCGGTTCGGGGAAAGTTCCAAAAACTTTTGGTGGAGTTTGTGCATCCAAAACTTATTCTCCTG AAACTAGTTGAGGAATTCCTTAAGAGGGCTGATGCTGGTATAAGAAGGGAAATTTATTATTGGCATGCTTATTATGTAAGTTCTATCCTTCTAAATTAA
- the LOC132046536 gene encoding pheophytinase, chloroplastic-like, with protein sequence MTPSVVAESSQGLQQLPFKPEGYNYWTWRGYKIHYVEEGEGFPIVLIHGFASSSFHWRYNIPQLAKRYKVYAVDLLGFGCSEKARIDYDALIWRDQVVDFLKEIVKQPSVLVGNSLGGFTTLLAAAALPDQVKGVSLLNSAGRFGDDISTTDKTEETALHKFIVKPVEEIFQRVVVRLAFWLTMRPDHIEAQLKSCVYKNHSNVDEDLINSIVRPAADPYAWEVYYRLVKQLMSNPTKYTLDSVLSQLSCPLLLLWGDLDPLVLHDHDRTKANRITDFYPNTSLVNLQAGHYPQDEVPEPVNKALLDWLSTLDISAHSLEGASEI encoded by the exons ATGACCCCTTCTGTAGTTGCTGAATCCTCTCAAG GCTTGCAGCAATTACCATTTAAACCAGAGGGGTACAACTATTGGACATGGCGAGGATACAAAATTCATTATGTGGAGGAAGGAGAAGGGTTTCCAATTGTTCTGATTCATGGATTTGCTTCTTCCTCTTTTCATTGGAG GTATAACATACCCCAATTGGCTAAAAGATACAAGGTTTATGCTGTGGATTTGCTAGGATTTGGCTGCAGCGAAAAGGCACGAATAGACTATGATGCCTTGATTTGGAGAGACCAGGTTGTCGACTTCTTAAAGGAGATAGTTAAACAACCCTCTGTTTTAGTTGGGAACAG TCTTGGAGGGTTTACTACTTTGTTAGCAGCAGCAGCACTGCCAGATCAAGTCAAGGGAGTTTCCTTATTAAATAGTGCAGGACGATTTGGGGATGACATTAGTACAACTGATAAAACTGAAGAGACAGCCTTGCATAAGTTCATTGTAAAGCCAGTGGAAGAAATTTTTCAGCGTGTTGTTGTCAGATTGGCGTTCTGGCTAACCATGCGACCAGACCATATTGAAGCTCAGCTGAAGAGTTGT GTCTATAAAAACCATTCAAATGTGGATGAAGACCTCATCAATTCAATTGTTAGGCCTGCAGCCGACCCATATGCATGGGAAGTTTATTACCG ACTGGTAAAACAACTCATGTCAAACCCAACAAAGTATACACTTGACAGTGTGTTGAGCCAACTCTCTTgcccattgttgttgttgtggggtGACCTAGACCCTTTGGTACTTCATGATCATGATCGTACAAAGGCAAATAGAATTACTGATTTCTACCCGAACACATCCCTTGTAAACTTGCAGGCAGGGCATTACCCCCAGGATGAAGTCCCAGAACCAGTGAATAAAGCTTTATTAGATTGGTTGTCAACCTTGGATATATCAGCACATTCTCTGGAAGGAGCATCAGAAATTTAG
- the LOC132046538 gene encoding uncharacterized protein LOC132046538 isoform X2 has protein sequence MGASVRLLTIPNRHHLPTSLFLKKLNHKPLPLSPSSFRPPSLPSPSKIRPNIFLSHRNPSYPLSKTPFSQFLNPFISSNRFAHIVLGTQERLFDWHFAHDNEKGSEIGVTPKEGPIVTVVMLGWLGSEPKHLRRYIELYNSKGIHAVTFVTSVKDVLSFDLGKKLEQRIAVLANELALWLSESDEDGRESYGAILENLKNRQDLLEKIKGCVVDSGGDPVLSPKVWAAGFTAAMLKKRSSFVYSSKEAGEGNEVGSPLTLGKVQMKGAMLMETLLFAALEKLLSFLLSLPEVNGRLTKILSVLVNNQPSCPQLYLYSTADRVIPFQSVETFIEEQRKSGREVYAFNFGSSPHVDHYRTFPDNYVSVLQKFLQECMLIPNEVHKVKSQPHQ, from the exons ATGGGAGCCTCAGTCAGACTACTCACTATTCCAAATCGCCACCATCTCCCCACTTCTCTCTTCCTCAAAAAACTCAATCACAAACCCCTTCCTTTATCACCATCTTCATTTCGACCCCCCTCACTTCCATCTCCCTCAAAAATTCGCCCCAACATTTTCTTATCACATCGCAATCCATCCTACCCACTTTCAAAAACACCCTTTTCTCAATTCTTGAATCCCTTTATATCAAGCAATCGTTTTGCACATATAGTATTAGGAACCCAAGAAAGATTATTCGATTGGCATTTTGCTCATGACAATGAAAAGGGTAGTGAAATTGGGGTGACACCCAAAGAAGGACCAATTGTTACGGTTGTGATGTTGGGTTGGCTTGGGTCAGAGCCTAAGCATTTAAGGAGGTATATTGAGTTGTATAACTCTAAGGGTATTCATGCTGTAACGTTTGTTACTTCTGTGAAAGATGTTCTTTCTTTTGATTTGGGTAAGAAATTAGAACAGAGGATTGCTGTGTTGGCAAATGAACTTGCTTTGTGGTTGTCGGAATCCGACGAGGATGGTCGTGAAAG TTATGGTGCTATTCTTGAGAATTTGAAAAACAGACAGGATTTGTTGGAAAAGATCAAAGGATGTGTTGTTGATTCAGGTGGTGATCCAGTTTTAAGCCCCAAG GTCTGGGCAGCAGGATTTACTGCAGCCATGCTGAAGAAGCGTAGCTCTTTTGTATATTCTTCAAAAGAAGCTGGAGAAGGAAATGAAGTGGGAAGTCCGTTAACCTTAGGAAAAGTTCAAATGAAGGGAGCGATGTTGATGGAAACCCTTCTTTTTGCAGCACTTGAGAAACTCCTCTCGTTCCTTCTTAGTTTGCCTGAAGTTAATGG GCGGCTGACGAAGATACTTTCTGTCCTTGTTAACAACCAGCCTTCATGTCCTCAACTTTATCTTTACAGTACAGCTGACAGGGTGATTCCATTTCAGTCAGTTGAAACTTTTATTGAAGAGCAGAGGAAAAGTGGAAGAGAGGTTTACGCTTTCAACTTTGGCTCTTCTCCTCATGTAGATCATTACCGAACTTTCCCAGACAATTATGTATCTGTATTACAGAAATTTCTCCAAGAATGTATGCTCATACCAAACGAAGTGCACAAAGTGAAAAGCCAGCCACATCAATAG